A genome region from Alteripontixanthobacter maritimus includes the following:
- a CDS encoding ABC transporter substrate-binding protein → MPRTFPQILILIAGALLVSCDSAAEDAALNVAFVGAAEAPFQAGLRIGQPAQHVRAATSEGLVALDAAGATVPALAESWIVTDDGLSYFFRLRNTEWPDERKLTADDVRAGLMRSMSALQGTSLGLDLAQLDEIRAMTQRVVEIRLTSPMPDFLHLLAQPELGLVREQAGAGPMMFAARGPTAGNNQQASRADMVRELVLLPPERRGLPEIEDWRELVRPVAISGMDARSAIDAFGEGGVDLVLGGRLASLPLVDTGPLARGTVRLDPAIGLFGLRVQRADGLLSDPARREAIAMAIDRETLLEPFNIDGWVASTRLVPDGLDPDGISVTQRWDGLSLEQRQAEAARRVAIYDDGTGGRPRLTLQMPAGPGTDILLRELASDLDEIGIDLIAADESSRPDLVLVDRTARYGDARWFLNQFHCSLGRGLCSPEADLLVQQSLAIPDLAASNDLMARAETVLLEDGGFIPLGAPIRWSLVRSTVDGFVENRWSFHPLPPLALRPI, encoded by the coding sequence ATGCCGCGCACCTTTCCCCAGATCCTGATCCTGATCGCGGGCGCGCTGTTGGTATCGTGCGATAGTGCTGCGGAGGATGCGGCTCTCAATGTTGCTTTCGTAGGCGCAGCCGAAGCGCCCTTCCAGGCTGGCCTGCGCATCGGCCAACCGGCCCAACATGTGCGGGCCGCCACGAGCGAAGGCCTGGTAGCGCTCGACGCAGCGGGCGCGACAGTGCCTGCCCTGGCGGAAAGCTGGATCGTGACCGACGATGGCCTCAGCTATTTCTTCCGTCTGCGAAACACCGAATGGCCGGACGAGCGCAAGCTGACGGCTGACGATGTGCGGGCAGGGCTGATGCGCAGCATGTCCGCGTTGCAAGGAACATCGCTCGGCCTGGATCTTGCCCAGTTAGACGAAATCCGCGCGATGACGCAGCGGGTGGTCGAAATACGTCTGACCAGTCCGATGCCCGATTTCCTGCATTTGCTGGCTCAGCCCGAACTGGGCCTCGTGCGCGAACAGGCCGGCGCTGGGCCGATGATGTTTGCTGCACGAGGCCCTACGGCAGGTAATAACCAGCAAGCTTCCCGCGCGGACATGGTTCGCGAACTCGTTCTCCTGCCGCCTGAACGCCGCGGTCTGCCCGAAATCGAGGATTGGCGGGAACTGGTCCGCCCGGTTGCGATATCGGGAATGGACGCGCGCTCCGCGATCGACGCGTTCGGCGAAGGCGGCGTCGATCTGGTGCTTGGCGGACGCCTTGCCAGCCTGCCGCTGGTGGACACCGGACCACTTGCGCGAGGCACGGTGCGCTTGGATCCGGCAATCGGCCTGTTCGGGCTGCGCGTGCAACGCGCCGACGGGCTGCTGTCCGATCCGGCGCGGCGTGAGGCGATTGCAATGGCGATCGACCGCGAGACCTTGCTCGAACCGTTCAATATCGACGGCTGGGTGGCTTCCACCAGGCTGGTACCGGACGGGCTGGATCCGGACGGCATTTCTGTCACGCAGCGGTGGGACGGCCTTTCGCTGGAGCAAAGGCAGGCTGAGGCCGCGCGCCGTGTCGCAATCTACGATGATGGCACTGGCGGACGCCCCAGGCTGACCCTGCAAATGCCCGCCGGACCCGGAACTGATATTCTCCTGCGAGAGCTGGCATCCGATCTCGATGAAATCGGTATCGACCTTATTGCGGCTGACGAAAGTTCGCGGCCCGACCTCGTTCTGGTCGACCGGACGGCGCGTTACGGCGATGCACGCTGGTTTCTCAACCAGTTTCACTGTTCGTTGGGCCGCGGGCTGTGCTCGCCCGAAGCCGACCTGCTGGTGCAGCAAAGTCTTGCCATTCCGGACCTCGCGGCCAGTAACGATCTCATGGCGCGGGCCGAGACGGTCCTGTTGGAGGATGGCGGCTTCATTCCATTGGGCGCACCAATC
- a CDS encoding PilZ domain-containing protein → MANVRFDGSDDTYRVKIRNLSSGGMMAEGDLQVVRGAKLEIELRNVGKVDGSVAWVQDNRFGIAFANEIDAKEVRAPVTSSETVAPRFVRTPIAHPASDADKLKNIRKL, encoded by the coding sequence ATGGCAAACGTGCGTTTTGACGGGTCCGACGACACATATCGCGTCAAAATTCGCAACCTTTCGTCCGGCGGCATGATGGCCGAAGGCGATTTGCAGGTGGTTCGCGGGGCCAAGCTGGAAATTGAACTGCGCAATGTCGGCAAGGTCGATGGCAGTGTGGCATGGGTGCAGGACAACCGCTTCGGGATCGCCTTTGCAAATGAGATCGATGCGAAGGAAGTCCGCGCGCCCGTGACCAGTTCGGAAACGGTTGCCCCACGGTTCGTACGAACCCCGATAGCGCATCCGGCATCCGATGCCGATAAATTGAAAAACATACGCAAACTCTAA
- the dksA gene encoding RNA polymerase-binding protein DksA, with protein sequence MPDKMPPDTSDEIDILEHARRSVAAGQGDESDYVPTISETYMSDAQRDYFRRLLIEWKASIHDAANATLQSLQNGPIREADANDRASSETDWGIELRTRDRQRKLISKIDAALRRIDDGDYGYCEKTGDPIGLARLLARPVATMTVEAQEAHERREKVSREV encoded by the coding sequence ATGCCAGACAAGATGCCACCGGACACCTCGGACGAGATCGATATTCTCGAACATGCGCGCCGGTCTGTGGCCGCCGGGCAGGGCGATGAAAGCGACTATGTTCCGACAATTTCGGAAACATACATGTCGGATGCGCAGCGCGATTATTTTCGCCGCCTGCTCATAGAATGGAAGGCTTCGATCCATGATGCCGCCAATGCGACCCTCCAATCCTTGCAGAACGGACCGATCCGTGAGGCCGATGCCAACGACCGCGCTTCCAGCGAAACGGATTGGGGTATCGAACTGCGCACCCGTGATCGCCAGCGCAAGCTGATTTCCAAGATCGACGCCGCACTCCGCCGGATCGACGATGGCGACTATGGATATTGCGAAAAAACCGGCGATCCGATCGGCTTGGCGCGGCTGCTCGCGAGGCCCGTCGCGACTATGACGGTCGAGGCGCAGGAAGCGCATGAGCGACGTGAGAAGGTTTCGCGCGAAGTCTGA
- a CDS encoding SEL1-like repeat protein, with product MQMTAIKDTARIPASIERDDLAVANCLAAAIEGDIGAYYDLGVAYSTGSHGIICDLVEAHKWFNLAAAKGHEEAAWCRADVSDEMTAREIAEAQRQAREWLSSTGRDAA from the coding sequence ATGCAAATGACAGCTATCAAGGATACTGCACGAATTCCGGCCAGTATCGAACGTGACGATTTGGCCGTAGCCAATTGCCTCGCTGCGGCGATCGAGGGCGATATTGGCGCGTATTATGATCTGGGAGTAGCGTATTCGACAGGTAGCCACGGCATAATCTGCGACCTTGTCGAAGCCCATAAGTGGTTCAATCTGGCCGCCGCCAAGGGGCATGAAGAAGCTGCCTGGTGCCGTGCCGATGTGTCGGACGAGATGACCGCCCGCGAAATTGCCGAAGCCCAGCGTCAGGCCCGCGAATGGCTCAGCTCAACCGGTCGCGACGCTGCCTGA
- a CDS encoding GNAT family N-acetyltransferase gives MSDAAPALTARIRDGVGAIPPAEWDRLAGTDNPFVGHAFLTALEDSGSVGSGTGWQSLPITVEDAAGHLVGAMPAYAKGHSQGEYVFDHAWADAFERAGGNYYPKLQIAVPFTPATGPRLLVEDESHAAALLRAAEALCVQNGFSSAHATFIEPAQQALFADNGWLLRSDIQFHWTNRGYASFDEFLAVLTSRKRKDLRKERAAAQDGITIRHLVGDAIQPKHWDAFWLFYQDTGMRKWGTPYLTRAAFDLMGERLGDRLLLIMAFEDGEAIAGALNVIGGSALYGRYWGCIRNKPFLHFELCYYQAIDAAIARGLGRVEAGAQGGHKMARGYEPVETVSAHYLVDPGFRQAVADFLDAERRGVAADRELLAGRTPFKLGDR, from the coding sequence GTGAGTGATGCGGCACCGGCGCTGACGGCACGGATCAGGGATGGTGTGGGCGCCATCCCGCCAGCCGAATGGGACCGGCTGGCCGGCACCGACAATCCTTTCGTCGGGCACGCATTCCTGACCGCGCTCGAAGATTCCGGCAGTGTCGGATCGGGCACCGGGTGGCAATCGCTGCCAATTACGGTGGAAGATGCCGCGGGTCATCTGGTCGGTGCGATGCCAGCCTATGCCAAGGGTCACAGCCAGGGCGAATACGTGTTCGACCACGCATGGGCCGATGCATTCGAACGGGCCGGTGGCAACTACTACCCCAAGCTCCAGATCGCGGTTCCGTTTACGCCCGCGACTGGGCCGCGTCTGCTTGTGGAAGACGAAAGCCATGCCGCCGCGCTGTTGCGCGCAGCTGAAGCGTTGTGCGTCCAGAACGGGTTCTCCAGCGCTCACGCCACTTTCATCGAACCTGCCCAACAAGCTTTGTTTGCAGATAATGGCTGGCTGCTGCGGAGCGACATTCAGTTTCACTGGACCAATCGCGGTTACGCCAGTTTTGACGAATTTCTGGCCGTCCTGACATCGCGCAAACGTAAGGATTTGCGCAAGGAACGCGCCGCGGCGCAGGATGGAATAACCATCCGCCATCTGGTGGGTGACGCCATTCAGCCGAAACATTGGGATGCGTTCTGGCTGTTCTACCAGGATACCGGAATGCGCAAATGGGGTACGCCCTATCTTACGCGCGCCGCCTTCGATCTGATGGGTGAACGGCTGGGGGATCGGCTGTTGCTGATCATGGCGTTCGAGGATGGGGAGGCTATTGCCGGCGCGCTGAACGTGATTGGTGGATCGGCGCTGTATGGCCGGTATTGGGGCTGCATCCGGAACAAGCCCTTCCTGCATTTCGAGCTTTGCTATTACCAGGCGATTGACGCTGCCATCGCGCGCGGGCTGGGCCGGGTGGAAGCGGGCGCACAAGGCGGGCACAAAATGGCGCGCGGTTACGAACCTGTAGAAACAGTCTCAGCCCACTATCTCGTCGATCCGGGCTTTCGCCAGGCAGTGGCGGATTTCCTCGATGCGGAACGGCGCGGTGTTGCCGCCGACCGGGAATTGCTGGCCGGACGCACGCCTTTCAAGCTTGGCGATAGGTAA
- a CDS encoding glycerophosphodiester phosphodiesterase family protein, with the protein MMDITWLGEGTYAHRGLHGGGAEGLPIENSRSAFAAAIARGLGIECDVQISQDGEAMVFHDWQLERLTGRAGSVRARNAAELRAFTLKESTDRIQSLPELLDQIDGAVPLLVEIKSRRDRPFVPICAAVERAVSSYGGHVAIMSFDPRISNWFWRNAAHVVRGLVVTEEGRRGVWGFFGRHAALRHARPHFLAYDIRDLPSGFASRQREQGLPVLTWTVNTPELRQLAAQYADAPIAEGAGLP; encoded by the coding sequence ATGATGGACATCACATGGCTGGGGGAGGGGACCTATGCCCATCGCGGGCTTCATGGTGGCGGCGCAGAAGGCTTGCCGATCGAAAATAGCCGCAGTGCGTTCGCAGCTGCGATTGCGCGCGGGCTGGGCATCGAATGCGATGTGCAGATCAGCCAGGATGGTGAGGCCATGGTCTTTCACGATTGGCAGCTGGAACGACTGACCGGCCGCGCCGGATCGGTGCGCGCGCGTAATGCGGCGGAACTGCGGGCATTTACGCTCAAGGAAAGCACCGACCGGATTCAGTCGCTGCCCGAATTGCTTGACCAGATCGATGGCGCCGTGCCGCTACTGGTCGAAATTAAGTCGCGTCGTGACCGACCCTTCGTGCCGATTTGCGCAGCGGTTGAGCGGGCGGTGTCCTCCTATGGCGGGCATGTCGCGATCATGAGCTTCGACCCGCGCATTTCCAACTGGTTCTGGCGCAACGCCGCGCATGTCGTTCGGGGGCTGGTGGTCACAGAAGAAGGCAGGCGCGGTGTGTGGGGATTTTTCGGTCGCCACGCAGCCCTGCGCCATGCGCGTCCGCATTTCCTGGCTTATGATATTCGCGATCTGCCCAGCGGTTTCGCTTCGCGGCAGCGTGAGCAGGGATTGCCGGTACTGACATGGACGGTCAATACGCCGGAACTCCGTCAACTGGCGGCGCAATATGCCGATGCTCCGATCGCGGAAGGCGCAGGATTGCCATGA
- a CDS encoding RidA family protein produces MTITARLKELGITLPDAAAPVASYVPVVVSGGFAHVSGQLPFIDGKLVTGRLGEDVSLDDGTAAARACGLMILAQLTSALIPLDRVERIVKLGAFVNSTADFTDQPKVANGASELMFDVFGEIGRHARAAVGVPALPLGAAVEVDAIIAIAAD; encoded by the coding sequence ATGACGATTACTGCACGTTTGAAGGAACTGGGCATTACTCTGCCCGACGCCGCCGCGCCTGTGGCAAGCTATGTCCCGGTAGTAGTAAGCGGCGGTTTCGCCCATGTCAGCGGCCAGCTACCTTTCATCGATGGCAAGCTGGTCACCGGGCGGCTGGGCGAGGATGTGTCGCTGGATGACGGGACTGCCGCGGCGCGCGCCTGCGGGCTGATGATCCTTGCTCAGTTGACCAGCGCGCTAATTCCGCTCGACCGGGTCGAACGGATCGTGAAATTGGGCGCATTCGTAAATTCGACAGCAGACTTTACCGATCAGCCCAAGGTGGCAAACGGCGCATCGGAACTGATGTTCGACGTGTTTGGCGAAATCGGCCGCCATGCCCGCGCTGCTGTCGGGGTGCCTGCTTTGCCATTGGGTGCTGCAGTGGAAGTGGATGCAATCATTGCCATCGCTGCCGACTGA
- a CDS encoding HAD family hydrolase, protein MNAQTPIPNPRPLVISDCDEVLLHMVSHFKNWLGETQEVSFELEGNNFATAMRWTASGEQVPEKDIWRLLGAFFDTEMGRQDAIPGAIEAMHAIAEKADVVILTNLVDKRRDDRAAQLRALGLDIKVFTNQGPKGPAIAAILKEYQPSMAIFIDDLAQHHASAKETVPHVTRLHLCGEPSIAGHITCGHATGHAHARIDSWDKALPWIMDRIEEDAI, encoded by the coding sequence ATGAACGCCCAGACCCCGATCCCGAATCCGCGACCATTGGTCATTTCCGACTGTGACGAGGTGCTGTTGCACATGGTCAGCCATTTCAAGAACTGGCTGGGCGAAACGCAGGAAGTCAGTTTCGAGCTGGAAGGAAATAATTTCGCCACGGCCATGCGCTGGACTGCGAGCGGTGAACAAGTGCCGGAAAAAGACATCTGGCGGCTGCTAGGCGCGTTTTTCGATACCGAGATGGGGCGGCAAGACGCCATTCCGGGTGCGATCGAGGCGATGCACGCCATTGCGGAAAAGGCCGATGTCGTCATTCTGACCAATCTGGTGGACAAGAGGCGCGACGACCGTGCGGCGCAATTGCGCGCTCTTGGCCTGGATATAAAGGTGTTCACCAATCAGGGTCCCAAGGGGCCGGCGATTGCCGCCATCCTGAAAGAATACCAGCCGAGCATGGCGATATTTATCGATGATCTGGCGCAGCATCACGCATCCGCCAAGGAAACGGTACCGCACGTTACGCGCCTGCATCTATGCGGCGAACCGTCGATTGCGGGGCACATCACCTGCGGGCATGCAACGGGTCACGCCCATGCCCGGATCGACAGTTGGGACAAGGCGCTCCCATGGATCATGGACCGGATCGAGGAGGACGCGATATGA
- a CDS encoding DUF3572 family protein, translating into MCPRRAHRARPTSRIAPIPLSSKPHHSPKDADALALAALGWLLTDQDRAERLLSLTGLTPEILRDGLTDPAVLAAVMEFLANHEPDLVKAADALDVTPETLIAVHRKLSA; encoded by the coding sequence ATGTGCCCCCGGCGTGCGCATCGCGCGCGCCCAACCAGCAGGATAGCGCCAATTCCTCTTTCATCCAAACCCCATCATTCACCAAAGGATGCCGACGCGCTGGCACTGGCGGCGCTGGGCTGGCTGCTGACCGATCAGGATCGGGCGGAGCGACTGTTGTCGTTGACCGGTCTCACACCTGAAATCCTGCGCGATGGCTTGACCGATCCAGCGGTTTTAGCGGCCGTGATGGAGTTCCTGGCGAATCACGAACCCGATCTGGTGAAGGCAGCCGATGCGCTGGACGTTACCCCGGAAACCCTTATTGCCGTCCACAGAAAGCTTTCTGCATGA
- a CDS encoding response regulator — protein MAKRILVVEDNDLNRKLFCDVLRAGGHEVEPVADGELVMNAARAFAPDLVIMDIQLGSVSGIDLIAAIAADTALQGTPVLAVTAYAGKGDEAKIRDAGARDYLSKPVSIGPFTQAVNRLLEMAPA, from the coding sequence GTGGCAAAGCGCATCCTTGTTGTCGAGGATAACGACCTTAATCGAAAATTGTTCTGCGATGTATTGCGGGCAGGTGGGCATGAGGTGGAGCCGGTAGCCGATGGCGAGCTGGTCATGAACGCCGCGCGTGCATTCGCGCCTGATCTGGTAATCATGGACATCCAGCTTGGCAGTGTCTCGGGAATCGACCTGATTGCCGCCATCGCCGCCGATACGGCCCTGCAGGGCACACCCGTGCTGGCGGTGACAGCCTATGCCGGCAAGGGAGACGAGGCGAAAATTCGCGATGCCGGCGCACGCGATTACCTTTCCAAGCCGGTCTCAATCGGGCCGTTCACGCAGGCGGTAAACCGGTTGCTCGAAATGGCCCCTGCTTGA